In Lates calcarifer isolate ASB-BC8 linkage group LG23, TLL_Latcal_v3, whole genome shotgun sequence, a single genomic region encodes these proteins:
- the osbpl7 gene encoding oxysterol-binding protein-related protein 7, translated as MDLYGSSLNRSQSLASVLEKTSPTWNKPSHSRSSSTLSSRHSRQIIKDWEVIDDLHVEMHSGGDNPQDITTPGICEGYLLKRRKWPLKGWHKRYFVLEAGILRYSKNQQDVSRGRVQGSLDVSLAVMSINKKSNRIDLDAGDILYHMKAKSHELFYIWVTKLQAHRLFKKNEAAHVHSGFIQTLSYSAAAGQAQRNGDLAPAGMVDSAGVSGVLPSANTAVNSKVSAWLQQSHNPDICVQELNRCHLDLSELNRLIQRLQALEGSQAFTNGELQRIISIQNLSLEKPKKPKSGKMWGHSRTLSRVEALGMLSSSHLSSSSHLGASVPSIPDYVYSQLSPPTLTSPEGKKIQQDICAMSLRVLASLKSVHETLSQERQKLQEVWESNNIHQSNTLAEPAVVRHSSHGPPSVADSAAEYFDASDDILCGSSSEVSEESGLSDGSTTNSEPEEGHVSATRKYRASISRTPNSVVHKSTGRRTTLPAHCPDNSHVGLMAILYNNIGKDLARVSMPAALNEPVNLLQRLCEELEYSELLDTANNTQDPYQRMVYIAAFAISGYSTATFRNRYKPFNPVLGETYECIREDRGFRLISEQVCHHPPISACHADSDNFSFWQDQRWKNKFWGKSLEILPTGMVNVTLPRYGDHYEWNKVVTCIHNVLSQQRYLEHYGEVTIRNLKSNDCTCKITFVKSRYWGSDTNKNEVQGMVLDQSGSVIHRFGGLWHEGIFCDTLPTPKCVWKPNPQPKDYMLYYGFSTFAMELNELTPDLKPFLPSTDSRLRPDQRMLEEGKVDEADRKKDEIEEIQRERRKELTKKGEEHVPRFFKKAKDSCGRDVWLTNGTYWKLRENPGFAKTENIVLW; from the exons ATGGATTTATATGGCTCTTCGCTCAACCGCAGCCAATCGCTGGCTAGCGTCCTGGAGAAGACTTCACCGACGTGGAACAAACCATCCCATTCTCGGAGCAGTAGCACTCTGTCGTCTCGTCACTCCAGACAG ATTATCAAAGACTGGGAAGTGATTGACGACCTCCATGTAGAAATGCACTCAGGAGGTGACAATCCTCAGGATATAACCACCCCGGGTATCTGTGAAGGATACCTCCTCAAGAGGAGGAAGTGGCCACTGAAAGGTTGGCACAAG CGATACTTTGTTTTGGAAGCTGGGATATTACGCTACTCCAAAAATCAACAAGAT GTTTCCAGAGGACGAGTCCAGGGCTCTCTAGATGTTAGCCTCGCTGTAATGTCAATAAATAAGAAATCAAACCGCATTGACTTGGATGCAGGGGACATCCTCTACCATATGAAG GCAAAGAGCCATGAACTCTTCTACATCTGGGTAACCAAGCTACAAGCCCACCGCTTGTTCAAGAAGAACGAGGCAGCTCATGTTCACAGTGGCTTCATCCAGACTCTGTCCTACAGTGCTGCAGCTGGACAAGCTCAGAGAAATGGAGATTT GGCTCCTGCAGGGATGGTAGATTCAGCTGGAGTGTCAGGAGTGCTGCCCTCAGCTAACACTGCTGTGAATAGCAAAGTTTCTGCCTGGCTGCAACAAAGTCACAACCCAGACATCTGTGTTCAAG AGTTGAACCGATGCCATTTGGACCTCTCTGAGCTAAACCGCTTAATCCAGAGGCTGCAGGCGCTGGAGGGGAGCCAGGCTTTTACTAATGGAGAACTGCAGCGAATCATCAGCatacag AATCTCTCACTTGAGAAGCCAAAGAAGCCAAAGTCAGGGAAGATGTGGGGCCACTCTCGCACACTGTCCAGAGTGGAAGCCCTGGGAATG CTGTCCTCCAGTCACCTGAGCAGCTCATCTCACCTCGGTGCATCAGTCCCCTCTATCCCAGACTACGTCTACTCTCAGCTGTCCCCTCCTACCCTCACATCGCCTGAGGGCAAGAAAATCCAGCAGGACATCTGCGCCATGTCGCTACGAG TGCTTGCATCCCTGAAGTCAGTTCATGAGACTCTCTCCCAGGAGAGGCAGAAACTTCAAGAAGTCTGGGAATCCAACAACATCCACCAGTCTAACACATTAGCTGAG CCTGCAGTAGTGAGGCACTCGTCCCACGGGCCTCCTTCAGTGGCAGATTCAGCTGCGGAGTACTTTGACGCCAGCGATGACATCCTTTGTGGCAGTTCCTCTGAGGTGTCTGAAGAATCAGGACTTAGTGATGGAAGCACCACCAACTCAGAGCCAGAAGAAGGGCATG TATCAGCCACCCGCAAGTACCGTGCCAGCATTTCCAGGACTCCTAACAGTGTTGTTCACAAGAGCACCGGACGTCGAACTACACTACCTGCTCACTGTCCTGACAACAGCCACGTGGGCCTCATGGCTATCCTCTACAATAACATAG GTAAAGACTTGGCGCGAGTGTCCATGCCCGCTGCTCTCAATGAGCCTGTGAACCTGCTGCAGAGGCTGTGTGAGGAGCTAGAGTACAGTGAGCTGCTGGACACGGCCAACAACACACAGGACCCTTACCAGAGGATG GTTTACATTGCTGCCTTTGCTATCTCTGGTTACTCCACTGCAACTTTCAGAAACCGCTACAAGCCCTTTAACCCGGTGCTGGGTGAGACCTACGAGTGCATCAGAGAGGACCGGGGCTTCCGCCTCATCAGTGAGCAG GTCTGCCATCATCCACCCATCTCTGCCTGTCATGCAGATTCAGACAACTTCTCTTTTTGGCAAG ACCAGCgatggaaaaataaattctgGGGGAAGTCATTGGAGATTCTGCCGACAGGAATGGTGAATGTGACTCTTCCAAG gtATGGCGACCACTATGAGTGGAACAAAGTAGTGACCTGCATCCATAATGTCCTCAGTCAGCAGCGCTATCTGGAGCATTACGGAGAGGTCACCATCCGAAACCTTAAAAGCAACGACTGCACCTGCAAGATTACTTTTGTCAAG tCTCGTTATTGGGGttcagacacaaacaagaaTGAGGTGCAGGGCATGGTGCTGGACCAAAGTGGAAGTGTTATTCACCGGTTTGGAGGCCTGTGGCATGAAGGCATCTTCTGTGACACTCTGCCGACTCCAAAATGTGTCTGGAAGCCAA ATCCCCAGCCAAAGGATTACATGCTGTACTATGGCTTCTCCACCTTTGCCATGGAGCTGAATGAGCTCACTCCGGACCTGAAGCCTTTCCTGCCTTCGACAGACAGTCGCCTGCGTCCGGACCAAAG AATGCTGGAGGAGGGAAAGGTGGATgaagcagacagaaagaaagatgagataGAGGAAATTCAAAGGGAACGGAGAAAAGAGCTCACCAAAAAGGGTGAAGAGCATGTTCCACGTTTTTTCAA GAAAGCCAAAGACTCCTGTGGACGGGACGTGTGGTTGACAAACGGGACTTACTGGAAGCTCAGAGAGAATCCAGGTTTtgctaaaactgaaaacatagtTTTGTGGTGA